From the Exiguobacterium marinum DSM 16307 genome, the window GGGGCCATGTACGTCGCGTTATAACCGAGTGAATACGCTACGACCGGACCTTCCGCATACTCGGCGAAAAAGACGATACCCGAGATGACATGTGCCGCATAACGCAACACCGACCCGATCAAGGCACCGAGCACCAAATATGTCGCGAGTGTCTTCGTCGCACCTTGACCGGCCGCCTGTTTCACACGACCAGCAAACATACCCGCCATACCGACGAGGCCATAAGCGACCGTATAGTCGAGCAAGAACTGTACAGGTGTGAAGATGTAGGCACCGAACAACAGTTGAAGCGTCCCGACGAGTGCACCTGTCGCAAGTCCCCCTTTCAATCCGTGACGGAATGCCATCACAAAGATTGGGAGCATCGCTAGACTAATCGAACCCCCTTGTGGCAAGCGGTATGGGATGAGTAAATCAAAGATTAGCCCGAGCGCCGCAAACAATGAAATTTCGATGAGCGCTTGTAATTTAAAACGTGATTTCATCTTTCTTCCTCCTTTAACTGTTTGAACGACAAAAAGCAGCATGACGTAAACGCCATGCTGCTTAGATTCGCAACGTGCATTTTCGCCACATCCCTACGTCCGTGTGAACGGAACAGGTTCAAAGGGTTAGCGTATGCCTCTCAGCCACATCATGTGACACCCCTTGCGACAATATCTTGTTGTTCTATCGTTGATTATACACGAGATGCGCCACGAATGCTATCGATGGCTGCTTTATAATCCGGTTGATTGTAGATGGCCGAACCGGCAACTAGTACATCGGCACCCGCATCGATGCAATGTTTCGCCGTCTCTTCGTTGACCCCACCATCGATTTCAATTTCAAAATCAAGTTGGCGATCTTGACGCAGTTGGTTGAGCGCTGAAATTTTCGGTACGACCGATTCAATGAACGCTTGTCCACCAAACCCTGGGTTGACGGTCATGAGCAATACCATATCAACATCTGGGAGCACATGTTCGATCGTCGACAATGGTGTATGCGGATTCAAGACGACTCCACATTTCGCACCAGCCACTTTGATTTGTTGCAAGACACGATGCAAATGGTTCGTTGCTTCCACATGAACGGTCACGATATCCGCGCCTGCCTTCACAAAATCTTCCACGTATCGCTCCGGTTGGTCAATCATCAAGTGCACATCGAGGACCATATCTGATTTTTTACGTAAGCTCGCGAGCACAGGTAGACCAATCGAAATGTTTGGCACGAACTGACCGTCCATCACATCGAAATGGATATAGTCTGCTCCCGCTTCTTGAACAGCTTTCACTTCTGCCTCCAAATTGGCAAAATCGGCAGCTAAAATGGATGGTGCAATTTTAATCATCTGTCAATACCTCCGTTTTCGATCATTTAACTCTTCCATAAAGGTAACATAATTATCGTAGCGAGTTGAAGCAATTTTACCATCTTGAACGGCTTGTTTAATGGCGCAGCCTGGTTCGTTGATGTGAACACATCCTCGGAACTTGCAATCGTCGTGTCGTTCGACAAACTCCGGGAAACACCATCTGAGCTCATCAGTCTCGAGTTCCTGCGGAAACTCCAAACTCGAAAATCCCGGTGTATCTGCTACTAGTCCGTCCGCCAATTGAATCAACGTCACATGACGCGTCGTATGCTTCCCCCGACCGAGCGACTTGGAGATTTTGCCGGTTGCTAACTCGAGTTCTGGTGCGACTGCATTCAGTAGCGAACTTTTTCCGACGCCCGTCTGCCCGGCGAAGACACTCGTCTTCCCTTTAAAGAGTCTCCGTACTTGCTCGACTCCATCCGAAAGCTCCGTTGACGTCTCAATCACATCATATCCGATTGCACGATAGCAATCCGCCGCCTCTTGAATCGATCCGGTTTCTGTTTCACTCAGCAAGTCCATCTTCGTCAAGACGATGATCGGATGGATCTGTTTTGACTCAATCAGAATGAGGAATCGATCAAGCAAATGATAGGAAAATGCTGGCTCTTTTACTGAAAAGAGGAGAAATGCTTGATCGATGTTGGCAATTGGCGGTCGGACGAGATGGTTCTGACGCTCCTCTACTTCAAGAATATATCCGGTCCCATCCTCTTGGTCTTGAATCACTACATCGTCACCAACTACAGGCGAGATGTTACGTTTCCGAAAGTTTCCTCTGGCGCGACACCGAATCTCTTGATTCGATTCGGTCATGACATCATAAAATCCACCCTGTAAGCGAATAATCGTTCCTTTCAATATGACTACCTCCTTTAAAAAGAGGTGACGCTACCGTCACCTCTTTATTGTGCCTCTTTGGCTTGCGCATATGTGACTGAATCAGTTCGGACGATCTCACCATCAACTTCAATCGTTGCTGTCCCGACTTCGTTGGGGGCAATGACGAGCGTATACGAATACGTTGTTGTTTCTGTGATTTCATCTCGTAATACTTCAATTTCACCACGTGCATCGACCGTACGAATGACGACTTCGACCGCTTTCGGTTTTTTGTCTTTATCCGGTTGCTCGACTTCGACACTGACTTCTCGTTCAATCGAAACATCGGTCGGTTCAACGCCCTCTGAGACGATGACTGTGAGTTCTGTACCAGGGTCAACTGCAGTCCCTGCCGTCGGAAGTTGGCGGATGATTTGACCTTTTGGAACACTTGTCGAAAATTCATCACGTCTCACAATTTTCAGTTTGTTATGCTCAGCATAGGTCGACGCTTCCTCGAACGTGTACCCGGCAAGATTCGACAGTTCCACTTTGTTGCTTCCTGTCGATACGACGAGCGTGACCGTTACTTCGGACGGCACGACCTCTTCACCTGGTTCGAGCGATTGGGAAATAACATCTCCGTTGTCGACCGTTTCTGAAGCCTCTGTTTTAATTTCGAGGTCACTGAACGCCAAGTCTTTTAGCATTCGTTCAGCCGCAGTTTGCGACAGTCCTTCCACATTCGGCATCTCGACCGTCTCTTTACCGGCAGAAACGACAATTGACACCGTCGTGCCTCGTTTCGGTTTACGTCCTTCTTGAGGGTTTTGCGAAATGACCTCACCTTCTTTGACGTCATCGCTCGCCCGCTCTGTCACTTCGACGACAAAGCCTGCGTTTTCAAGTTCAGACGTGGCATCACCGATACTCATTCCGACAACATCAGGTACGACGGCACGTGACACCTCATCAGCGACCACGTATGCTGCGATACCACCACCAATTAATAACACGACGAGCAAAATCCAAATCCACCATTTACGCTTCTTCTTTTTGACCGGTGGCTGTTCTTCAGCTTCCTGCTCTTTTGATGCAGAAATTGAAGATTTCGATCCAGGTGTTTCCGTTTTTTCTTCAGTCATGATTGGTGTCATGACGAGCGTTTTGTCGAACTCATCCTGATTGGTTGGGAGACGTCTCGGTTCATCGGCACGTTCACGACTCAATGCGGTCATACAATCTTTCTTGAAGGCTGCAACCGAAGTATGACGGGCACCCGGTGACTTCGCCAACGCTTGCATGACACAGTTTTCAAGTGCTTGGGGAATATTCGGATTCAAGTCCATCGGTCGAATTGGATCGTCCTGCAGATGTTGAAGCGCAACGGCAACCGGTGTCTCTCCTATGAACGGCACACGACCTGTCAACAGCTCATAAAGGACGGCACCGAGCGAATAAATATCTGACTTCTCATCAGCAAATTTACCACGTGCTTGTTCAGGCGAGAAATAGTGGACAGATCCAAGTACCGACATCGTATGCGTCAACGTCGCATTCGACATCGCAACCGCAATCCCGAAATCGGTCACCTTCACGTTTCCAAGTTGATCAATCATCATATTTTGTGGTTTGATATCACGATGAATGATTCGGTTTGCATGGGCATGATCTATCGCATCACAAATCTGTCCCATGATACGTAGTGCCTCATCGACAGATATGTACTCCTCTTGCAAATATTGTTTCAAGGTCACCCCATCGACATGCTCCATGACGATATAGTACAAATCTTCTTCATCGCCGACGTCATAGATGGCGACGATATTCGGATGGTTCAGACTCGTAGCCGCATGGGCTTCTCGCTCGAACCGGCGTATAAATTGTTCGTTATGTGAGAATTCAGATCGCAACACCTTGATGGCGACGGTTCGGTTTAAGATCTCGTCATGAGCTCGGTAGACATTTGCCATGCCTCCGCTGCCGATTTGTTGTTCGATCCGATAACGATCGTTGATTCGTTCTCCGCTTCGCATCGGATTCATCCTCTCTTTCTATCTGTAAATTGAATGAGGGCGACCGTGATGTTGTCGCTCCCTCCCAATTGATTGGCTTCCGCAATGAGTTGTTCAGCTTTTTGTTCAGCCGATACAGCTTGTTGTAAAACGTGTTGAATCGCCCCATCGGTCATATGCGTCGTCAATCCATCCGTACAAATTAAAATCACATCAAACTCAGGGTCAGCGAGCACTTGCACGTCAGGTTTGACCTGTTCGCTTGAACCGATCGCCCGAGTGATGACATTTCGTTTCGGATGAATCCGCATCTCTTCTTCCGTCAATTCACCGAGCTGTTTGAGCACGTTGACGTAAGAATGGTCTTCCGTAAGACGTCTCAATTCGTTCGCTTGGAGCGCATAGACACGACTATCTCCAATATGGACAATCACAACCGTCTCCCTGCTCCAACAAACGGCCGCTACAGTCGTTCCCATCATGACGAGATCGGATTGCTTCGCAAATTGTAGCACTTGTTCATTCGCCAGGTCGATGTGATGGCGGAACCATCGTTCGATTTCGACAGGAGTTTGAGGGAGCGACGGGAAAGCACGTCGAAACTCTTCAATCACGATTTGACTCGCGACCTCTCCCGCTGCATGTCCACCCATCCCGTCTGCAACTAGCGCAATTCCTGATAAGGTATCGCCTAAGATTAAAACTGCATCTTCATTTTGTGTGCGTACTTGTCCGCGATCTGTTCGAAATGCTAATTCCATCTATCTGATTACCTCGTTTCTTGTTCGCGCTCCTTCGCTCGAAGCTGTCCACAAGCGGCATCGATATCCGATCCTTGCTCGCGGCGAATCGTTACGTTCACGTTGCGGTCTTTGAGCACTTTTTCAAAGGCGAAGATTTGAGCTCGTGGTGTCCGTACGTAATCACGTTCGAGTACATGGTTGACGGGGATCAAGTTGACGTGACATTTGATTCCTTTCAATAGGTCCGCTAAAAGATGGGCATACTCTTCCGTATCATTTACGCCACCGAAGAGTCCATATTCAAACGTGATCCGACGACCGCTCTTTTCCGTGTAATAACGGACCGAGTCCATCAACTTGTCTAAGTCAAAGGCACGGTTGATTGGCATGAGCTTGGTGCGCAATTCAGTCGTTGGCGCGTGAAGCGAGATGGCGAAGTTGATTCGCATTCCTTCATCGGCAAACTTATAAATTTTAGGAACGATCCCACTTGTTGATACCGTGATATGACGCGCTCCGATGTTGAGCCCGTTGTCATGGTTGACCGTACGTAAGAAACGCATCAACTCATCGTAGTTGTCGAACGGCTCGCCGATTCCCATGACGACGACCGAGTCGACACGCTCTCCTGTTGCGTCTAATGCACGCTGCACGTCGAGAACCTGCGCCGTGATTTCACCGGCTTCTAAATTTCGTTTCAATCCACCGAGTGTGGACGCACAGAACGTACATCCGATGCGACATCCGACTTGTGTCGTGACACAAACTGAGTTTCCGTATTCGTGACGCATGAGAACCGTTTCAATCGAATAACCGTCTTGTAATTCAAATAGGAACTTGATTGTACCGTCCTGTGATTCTTGTTTGACCAATTCTTTTAATGTCGTCAATTGGAAGGATGCTTCAAGTTTGTCGCGAAGCGCTTTCGGGACGTTCGTCATATCGTCGAAAGTTATGACACGTTTGACGTACATCCAGTCATATAACTGTTTCGCTCGGAATGACTTTTCTCCTGCTTCGATCACCCATGCCTCGAGTTCAGGAAACGTCAACGAATAGAGTGACGGCTTTGCGCCTACGAGTGGATTCTTTTCAACTGCTTTTGGATTCATTGTTTTATACCTCTTTCTTAAATGCGGCGATATAGAAGCCGTCGGTACCGAATGTCGTCGGTAATAATTTTAGTTCAGCACGGTCCGATTCCATGATCGGACGAACAGATTGCGGGAGACGTCCTTTGAGCGTTTCGTCCCACGCCAATCCTTTCGACAGAATGTAGTCAGCCTGTATCTCATTTTCAGACGGGTCGATCGTACATGTCGAGTAAACTAGCGTACCACCTGGTTTGAGCAGTGGCAATACGGCATCGATGATTTGTCGTTGGATCTTTGGTAAGTTTTCAAGCTGGGTCTTATCCTTCGTCCATTTAATATCCGGCTTCCTGCGAATGACGCCGAGTCCTGAACACGGAACGTCTAAAAGAATCCGATCAAAGCTCTCTCGTTCAAACCGTTCACCTGCTAAACGAGCATCAAGGGCAAGTGCGGTCACTCCATTGATGTGTAAACGTTTGGCTTGCTGGTCGATCAACTTTGCTTTATGTGGATGTAAATCTAGTGCGGTGAGCGACCCATTTTCCATTCGCTCGGCCGTATGCATCGCCTTCCCACCAGGGGCGGCACACGCGTCCAAAATATGATCATTTGTCGAAACACCGAGAGCATCTGCGACAATCATCGAACTCTCATCTTGAATCGACAAAAGGCCTTCCTCGATGAATGAGGTCGAATGGACGTTTCCGGACTCTACTACTAGTCCATCAATGGATAGTTCAGACCGCGACGTCAGAACACCTGCGTCAGCCAATTTGTTCATCATCTCATCTACCGTAATACGTTTGCGGTTGACCCGAACCGTTACAGGAGCAGGTTCGTTGTTCAATTGACAAATCGCCTCTGCCGTCTCGACCCCATACAAGTC encodes:
- the thiT gene encoding energy-coupled thiamine transporter ThiT — encoded protein: MKSRFKLQALIEISLFAALGLIFDLLIPYRLPQGGSISLAMLPIFVMAFRHGLKGGLATGALVGTLQLLFGAYIFTPVQFLLDYTVAYGLVGMAGMFAGRVKQAAGQGATKTLATYLVLGALIGSVLRYAAHVISGIVFFAEYAEGPVVAYSLGYNATYMAPSFIISAIVLVLLFTTAPRFTRVATRDIRQ
- the rpe gene encoding ribulose-phosphate 3-epimerase, producing MIKIAPSILAADFANLEAEVKAVQEAGADYIHFDVMDGQFVPNISIGLPVLASLRKKSDMVLDVHLMIDQPERYVEDFVKAGADIVTVHVEATNHLHRVLQQIKVAGAKCGVVLNPHTPLSTIEHVLPDVDMVLLMTVNPGFGGQAFIESVVPKISALNQLRQDRQLDFEIEIDGGVNEETAKHCIDAGADVLVAGSAIYNQPDYKAAIDSIRGASRV
- the rsgA gene encoding ribosome small subunit-dependent GTPase A — encoded protein: MLKGTIIRLQGGFYDVMTESNQEIRCRARGNFRKRNISPVVGDDVVIQDQEDGTGYILEVEERQNHLVRPPIANIDQAFLLFSVKEPAFSYHLLDRFLILIESKQIHPIIVLTKMDLLSETETGSIQEAADCYRAIGYDVIETSTELSDGVEQVRRLFKGKTSVFAGQTGVGKSSLLNAVAPELELATGKISKSLGRGKHTTRHVTLIQLADGLVADTPGFSSLEFPQELETDELRWCFPEFVERHDDCKFRGCVHINEPGCAIKQAVQDGKIASTRYDNYVTFMEELNDRKRRY
- the pknB gene encoding Stk1 family PASTA domain-containing Ser/Thr kinase; this translates as MRSGERINDRYRIEQQIGSGGMANVYRAHDEILNRTVAIKVLRSEFSHNEQFIRRFEREAHAATSLNHPNIVAIYDVGDEEDLYYIVMEHVDGVTLKQYLQEEYISVDEALRIMGQICDAIDHAHANRIIHRDIKPQNMMIDQLGNVKVTDFGIAVAMSNATLTHTMSVLGSVHYFSPEQARGKFADEKSDIYSLGAVLYELLTGRVPFIGETPVAVALQHLQDDPIRPMDLNPNIPQALENCVMQALAKSPGARHTSVAAFKKDCMTALSRERADEPRRLPTNQDEFDKTLVMTPIMTEEKTETPGSKSSISASKEQEAEEQPPVKKKKRKWWIWILLVVLLIGGGIAAYVVADEVSRAVVPDVVGMSIGDATSELENAGFVVEVTERASDDVKEGEVISQNPQEGRKPKRGTTVSIVVSAGKETVEMPNVEGLSQTAAERMLKDLAFSDLEIKTEASETVDNGDVISQSLEPGEEVVPSEVTVTLVVSTGSNKVELSNLAGYTFEEASTYAEHNKLKIVRRDEFSTSVPKGQIIRQLPTAGTAVDPGTELTVIVSEGVEPTDVSIEREVSVEVEQPDKDKKPKAVEVVIRTVDARGEIEVLRDEITETTTYSYTLVIAPNEVGTATIEVDGEIVRTDSVTYAQAKEAQ
- a CDS encoding Stp1/IreP family PP2C-type Ser/Thr phosphatase codes for the protein MELAFRTDRGQVRTQNEDAVLILGDTLSGIALVADGMGGHAAGEVASQIVIEEFRRAFPSLPQTPVEIERWFRHHIDLANEQVLQFAKQSDLVMMGTTVAAVCWSRETVVIVHIGDSRVYALQANELRRLTEDHSYVNVLKQLGELTEEEMRIHPKRNVITRAIGSSEQVKPDVQVLADPEFDVILICTDGLTTHMTDGAIQHVLQQAVSAEQKAEQLIAEANQLGGSDNITVALIQFTDRKRG
- the rlmN gene encoding 23S rRNA (adenine(2503)-C(2))-methyltransferase RlmN, coding for MNPKAVEKNPLVGAKPSLYSLTFPELEAWVIEAGEKSFRAKQLYDWMYVKRVITFDDMTNVPKALRDKLEASFQLTTLKELVKQESQDGTIKFLFELQDGYSIETVLMRHEYGNSVCVTTQVGCRIGCTFCASTLGGLKRNLEAGEITAQVLDVQRALDATGERVDSVVVMGIGEPFDNYDELMRFLRTVNHDNGLNIGARHITVSTSGIVPKIYKFADEGMRINFAISLHAPTTELRTKLMPINRAFDLDKLMDSVRYYTEKSGRRITFEYGLFGGVNDTEEYAHLLADLLKGIKCHVNLIPVNHVLERDYVRTPRAQIFAFEKVLKDRNVNVTIRREQGSDIDAACGQLRAKEREQETR
- the rsmB gene encoding 16S rRNA (cytosine(967)-C(5))-methyltransferase RsmB, with the protein product MNVREAALDTLMKIEQGGAYSTIAVNDTLKQKKVGPKDVGLYTELVYGTLSRKGTLDYILKDRIRSPKKLDKFVLPLLRMSVYQLFYLDKVPDRAVLHEAVEIAKKRGHHLGTSKFVNGVLRNVLREGFPDFSGLTDAERISIEHSHPEWLVADWIDLYGVETAEAICQLNNEPAPVTVRVNRKRITVDEMMNKLADAGVLTSRSELSIDGLVVESGNVHSTSFIEEGLLSIQDESSMIVADALGVSTNDHILDACAAPGGKAMHTAERMENGSLTALDLHPHKAKLIDQQAKRLHINGVTALALDARLAGERFERESFDRILLDVPCSGLGVIRRKPDIKWTKDKTQLENLPKIQRQIIDAVLPLLKPGGTLVYSTCTIDPSENEIQADYILSKGLAWDETLKGRLPQSVRPIMESDRAELKLLPTTFGTDGFYIAAFKKEV